TCTCGTCGAGCAGATATAGCGTCACGGAATTTTGCGGGGAGCCGCCTCTTCCGAACCGCCATCAGCATCGAACACCCCGAGGTCTGCCATATCGGCAAGAGTGCGCTTCAAACTTCGTGTCGCGTAAGGTCGTCCTCGCTTCGGATAGGCCTTGGCGTATTCGATGGCAGCTTCGACCTGCGTCCTATTCAGTGACGGATAGTCCACCAGGATTTCATCGACCGTCTGCTCGCGCGCAAGAGCGGCAATAAAGTGCGCAGGCACGTCCGTCTCGCGAATAAAGGCCTCGGACTGCTCCTTGTCGCGATCAACCCAAAGCCTGATATGGTCGAGACGCGCCAGACGGTCCTTTAGATCACTATCGATGCGAGCCAGATCGAGATCAAGCTCGCCAAGCTTTACCATATGTGTGTCGGCCGACAGTTTCCGAAGCGCCTCGTAGAGACGGCGTCGGCCGGCCGGGGTCAGATCCCGGTCAAGTTCATCGGCCAGTCGCAGAAACCGCAGCTCGGCAGGGCCCAGCACGCGCTGGACCGCGTTGCCAATCTTGCGCTGCCCGGCGCGGATAACGCCGGTATCGACTGCCTTGTTGAGAGTGGACGCGGAGCGATTGAGCACATAACCGGCCTCACTCAACGTCAAAGTCTGTGCGGAAGCCATTAGCCTCTCCTGTTTATAATCCTTCCTCAGAATAGGGATGAATTAGAA
This region of Mesorhizobium huakuii genomic DNA includes:
- a CDS encoding DUF433 domain-containing protein; the encoded protein is MASAQTLTLSEAGYVLNRSASTLNKAVDTGVIRAGQRKIGNAVQRVLGPAELRFLRLADELDRDLTPAGRRRLYEALRKLSADTHMVKLGELDLDLARIDSDLKDRLARLDHIRLWVDRDKEQSEAFIRETDVPAHFIAALAREQTVDEILVDYPSLNRTQVEAAIEYAKAYPKRGRPYATRSLKRTLADMADLGVFDADGGSEEAAPRKIP